A region of Mustela lutreola isolate mMusLut2 chromosome 17, mMusLut2.pri, whole genome shotgun sequence DNA encodes the following proteins:
- the CNPY4 gene encoding protein canopy homolog 4, translating to MGPVRLGMMIFILAVYGAWVATPKEEDDDTERLPSKCEVCKLLSLELQEKLSRTGRSREVLELGQVLDTGKRKRHIPYSVSETRLEEALENLCDRILDYSVHAERKGSLRYAKGQSQTMATLKGLVQKGVKVDLGIPLELWDEPSVEVTFLKKQCETMLEEFEDVVGDWYFHHQEQPLQHFLCEGHVLPPAETVCLQETWTGKEKITDGQEKTEGEEEHDQEEEEEEERINTPGHSKHDPEDL from the exons ATGGGACCTGTACGGTTGGGGATGATGATTTTCATTTTGGCTGTGTATGGCGCTTGGGTTGCGACGCCGAAGGAGGAAGACGATGACACAGAACGCTTGCCCAGCAAATGTGAAG TGTGTAAGTTGCTGAGCCTGGAGCTGCAGGAAAAGCTGAGTCGCACTGGCCGATCTCGGGAGGTGCTGGAGCTGGGGCAGGTGCTAGACACTGGCAAGAGAAAGAGGCACATCCCCTACAGTGTTTC AGAGACAAGGCTGGAAGAGGCCTTGGAGAATTTGTGTGACCGGATCCTGGACTACAGTGTTCATGCCGAGCGCAAGGGCTCACTGAGATATGCCAAG ggtcagagtcagaccATGGCAACGCTGAAAGGTCTGGTGCAGAAGGGGGTGAAGGTGGATCTGGGGATCCCTCTGGAGCTGTGGGACGAGCCCAGCGTGGAAGTCACGTTCCTCAAGAAGCAG TGTGAGACAATGCTGGAGGAGTTCGAAGATGTCGTGGGAGACTGGTACTTCCATCATCAGGAACAGCCTTTACAGCATTTTCTCTGTGAAGGTCATGTGCTCCCCCCTGCTGAAACTG TGTGTCTACAGGAAACTTGGACTGGAAAGGAAAAGATCACAGATGGgcaagagaagacagaaggggaggaggaacacgatcaggaggaggaagaggaggaagagaggatcaACACACCAGGGCACTCCAAGCATGACCCTGAGGATCTTTGA
- the MBLAC1 gene encoding metallo-beta-lactamase domain-containing protein 1 — translation MSAAVRTEPLRGEPPLLVRGDPYSVVVLLQGYAEPEGVDDAVRADGSVTLVLPQAWGSATGHQESPPHSGGAKTALEEAARGPILVDTGGPWAREALLGALAGQGVAPGDVTLVVGTHGHSDHIGNLGLFPGAALLVSHDFCLPGGRYLPHGLGEERPLQLGPGLEVWATPGHGGQRDVSVVVAGTALGTVVVAGDVFERSGDEDSWQALSEDPVAQERSRKRVLGTADVVVPGHGAPFRVVREAPQPRN, via the coding sequence ATGAGCGCTGCGGTGCGGACCGAGCCGCTGCGCGGGGAGCCGCCTCTGCTGGTGCGCGGGGACCCCTACTCGGTGGTGGTCCTGCTTCAGGGCTACGCGGAGCCGGAGGGGGTCGACGACGCGGTACGCGCCGACGGCTCCGTGACGCTTGTGCTGCCTCAGGCCTGGGGTTCAGCCACCGGCCACCAAGAGTCCCCGCCCCACAGCGGCGGGGCGAAGACCGCCCTGGAAGAGGCGGCCCGTGGCCCCATCCTCGTGGACACTGGGGGCCCCTGGGCTCGGGAGGCGCTCCTGGGGGCCCTGGCGGGGCAGGGCGTGGCCCCTGGAGACGTGACGCTGGTGGTGGGCACCCACGGACACTCGGATCACATCGGAAACCTGGGGCTTTTTCCTGGGGCGGCTCTGCTGGTCTCGCACGACTTCTGCCTCCCCGGAGGCCGCTACCTCCCCCACGGGCTAGGCGAGGAGCGGCCCCTGCAGCTGGGCCCCGGGCTCGAGGTGTGGGCCACGCCGGGCCATGGGGGCCAGCGGGACGTGAGCGTGGTGGTGGCGGGCACGGCCCTGGGCACCGTGGTGGTGGCAGGCGACGTGTTTGAACGCAGCGGAGACGAAGACTCATGGCAAGCTCTGAGCGAAGACCCGGTGGCCCAGGAGCGGAGCCGGAAGAGGGTCCTAGGTACTGCGGACGTAGTCGTGCCTGGTCACGGAGCCCCCTTTAGGGTAGTCAGAGAAGCCCCTCAGCCACGGAACTGA